The genomic window GCTGGAAGCGTCCCAGCGAGGGTGGGACGTCACCGCCACCTACCACGACAACGATTCCAAGATGGGGACCAAGACGCTGGTGCACATGGACCTCCGGGAGGAGCATGAGGTCGGGGAGGTCATCCGCTCGGCGAAGCCAGAAGCGGTGATCCATGCCGCCGGCATCACCGACATCGACCGCTGCGAGAGCAATCCCCAGGAGGCGTGGGCGGTGAACGCCGAAGGCGCCTTCAACGTGGCATCGGTGTGCAAGACCGAGGGCGTTCCCATGCTGTACGTCTCCACGGACGCGGTGTTCAACGGAGAGAAGGGAGAGAGATATTTCGAGTTCGATACCCCCGACCCGCTGAGCATCTACGCGCAGACCAAGCTGGAAGCGGAGCGTCTGACCCTCGACGCCGACCACCGCAACACCGTGGCCCGGGTATCCTTGCTGTATGGTTGGAACCACATGTCGGAGAAGCACAACGTCGTCACCTGGCTGATGGGAGAGATGCAGGCCGGGAGATCGGTGGACCTGTTCACCGACCGGCGGACGACGCCGACCTACGCCCCCCACTGCGCCCAAGTGCTGCTGAGGATGCTGCGCGGGGGGAGCAGGGGGATCTACCACGTCGCCGGGCCGGACTGCATGGACCGCTACGAGATGGGCATGGCCGTGGCCAGCGAGTTCAACCTCGACCCCAAGCTATGCCGGCACGGCACGATGAGCAACGCCAACCTCATAGCCCGGCGGGGGCGGAACCTCTGCCTGTCGTCGCAGAAGGCCGAGTCGGAGTTCGACCTGCGGATGATGCACTTCCGCGACGGCCTAAAGGCGATGCGCTCGACCGAGCCCGGGCACGAGCCGGACCCGGACTCCTAGGTGTTACATGTATCATCGGGAAAATCATAAAATATGAAAAATCCGGTTATAAACCCGGAGAAGTTTTATGAGCAAGACCGCAGAGAATCTGGCCAAGGCTTTCCTCGGCGAGAGTCAGGCCCGCAACCGCTACTCCATGTTCGCCTCGGTGGCGAGGAAAGAGGGCTACGAGCAGATCGCCGAGATATTCCAGCTGACCGCTGACCAGGAGAAGGAGCACGCCAAGCAGCTGTACATCTATCTCAACGGCATGCGGGTCAAGGGCGACTTCGTCGAGCTTAAGGTGCCGGCGGAGGTGCCGGTCGTCTACGCCACCACTGCCGAGAACCTGCGCGCCGCCATCGCCGGGGAGAACTACGAGCACACCTCCATGTATCCCGAGTTCGCCGATGTCGCCGATGCGGAAGGCTTCACTGACATTGCAAGGCGCATGCGTGCCAT from Methanomassiliicoccus sp. includes these protein-coding regions:
- a CDS encoding SDR family oxidoreductase — translated: MKLLIIGGTGLLGQYLVLEASQRGWDVTATYHDNDSKMGTKTLVHMDLREEHEVGEVIRSAKPEAVIHAAGITDIDRCESNPQEAWAVNAEGAFNVASVCKTEGVPMLYVSTDAVFNGEKGERYFEFDTPDPLSIYAQTKLEAERLTLDADHRNTVARVSLLYGWNHMSEKHNVVTWLMGEMQAGRSVDLFTDRRTTPTYAPHCAQVLLRMLRGGSRGIYHVAGPDCMDRYEMGMAVASEFNLDPKLCRHGTMSNANLIARRGRNLCLSSQKAESEFDLRMMHFRDGLKAMRSTEPGHEPDPDS
- a CDS encoding ferritin family protein; the protein is MSKTAENLAKAFLGESQARNRYSMFASVARKEGYEQIAEIFQLTADQEKEHAKQLYIYLNGMRVKGDFVELKVPAEVPVVYATTAENLRAAIAGENYEHTSMYPEFADVADAEGFTDIARRMRAISKAEEHHEERYLKLLQAVESGSVFKKGEPIWWVCRECGYMHFGIEAPAVCPSCDHPRSFYQRKCEEY